One Prunus dulcis chromosome 8, ALMONDv2, whole genome shotgun sequence DNA window includes the following coding sequences:
- the LOC117637088 gene encoding serine carboxypeptidase-like 18 isoform X4, producing the protein MDKVGSGFSYAKSWQGYETGDISSAAHTYEFLRKWLKDHPEFLKNPLYIAGDSYSGITVPIVVQEVSNGNEVGHEPPLNLKGYVLGNPFTEPTYDVNSRIKFAHHMALISDTLYESTKTNCKGEYVQVDPSNAPCVENLQEVTECTQKIYYNQILEPKCSTMSPNPKIFKWDQNFDGENFLDMLHHSTKPWCRPYNYLFSFIWANDKTVQNALHVREGTIKGWEKCNQSLSSNYAHDVRTSIDYHRNLTKKNLRALVYSGDHDMLIPYVGTQEWIKSLNLSVDYQWRPWFVNGQVAGYTNAHTKKTYSLTFVTVKGGGHTAPEFKPMECHAMIDRWFAYYYV; encoded by the exons ATGGACAAAG TTGGTAGTGGATTCTCCTATGCAAAAAGTTGGCAAGGATACGAGACCGGTGATATATCATCCGCAGCTCATACCTATGAATTTCTAAGGAAG TGGCTTAAAGATCATCCtgaatttctgaaaaatccaCTGTACATTGCTGGTGATTCATATTCAGGCATAACTGTCCCCATCGTTGTTCAGGAAGTGTCCAACG GCAATGAAGTCGGGCATGAACCACCATTGAATCTCAAA GGTTATGTGCTAGGCAACCCATTTACAGAACCAACATATGACGTGAATTCACGAATTAAATTTGCTCACCACATGGCACTTATTTCCGATACACTCTATGAG TCAACTAAAACAAATTGCAAGGGCGAGTATGTTCAAGTAGATCCGAGCAATGCACCTTGTGTGGAAAACCTCCAAGAAGTCACTGAG TGCACCCAGAAGATATATTATAACCAAATATTGGAGCCAAAGTGTAGCACTATGtctccaaacccaaaaatattcaaatggGATCAAAACTTCGATGGCGAGAACTTCTTAGACATGCTACATCATTCTACAAAACCGTGGTGTCGT CCTTATAACTATCTGTTCTCCTTCATTTGGGCTAATGATAAAACAGTCCAAAATGCTCTTCACGTTCGAGAG GGAACAATAAAGGGTTGGGAAAAATGCAATCAGAGCTTATCTAGCAATTATGCACATGATGTTAGAACTAGTATTGACTATCATCGAAACCTCACCAAGAAAAACCTTAGAGCACTGGTTTACAG TGGTGATCATGACATGCTTATTCCATACGTGGGCACTCAAGAATGGATAAAATCTCTAAATTTGAGTGTTGATTATCAATGGAGACCATGGTTTGTTAATGGCCAAGTTGCAGG GTACACCAATGCACATACAAAGAAAACCTACAGTTTGACATTTGTGACTGTAAAG GGAGGTGGCCACACAGCTCCAGAATTCAAGCCTATGGAATGTCATGCCATGATTGATAGGTGGTTTGCATATTACTATGTTTAG
- the LOC117637088 gene encoding serine carboxypeptidase-like 18 isoform X3, with translation MFNYANSSGNEPTLVLNPYSWTKVANIIFLDQPVGSGFSYAKSWQGYETGDISSAAHTYEFLRKWLKDHPEFLKNPLYIAGDSYSGITVPIVVQEVSNGNEVGHEPPLNLKGYVLGNPFTEPTYDVNSRIKFAHHMALISDTLYESTKTNCKGEYVQVDPSNAPCVENLQEVTECTQKIYYNQILEPKCSTMSPNPKIFKWDQNFDGENFLDMLHHSTKPWCRPYNYLFSFIWANDKTVQNALHVREGTIKGWEKCNQSLSSNYAHDVRTSIDYHRNLTKKNLRALVYSGDHDMLIPYVGTQEWIKSLNLSVDYQWRPWFVNGQVAGYTNAHTKKTYSLTFVTVKGGGHTAPEFKPMECHAMIDRWFAYYYV, from the exons ATGTTCAACTACGCAAATTCTAGTGGGAACGAACCAACACTTGTGTTGAATCCATACTCATGGACAAAG GTTGCCaacataatatttttggatCAACCAGTTGGTAGTGGATTCTCCTATGCAAAAAGTTGGCAAGGATACGAGACCGGTGATATATCATCCGCAGCTCATACCTATGAATTTCTAAGGAAG TGGCTTAAAGATCATCCtgaatttctgaaaaatccaCTGTACATTGCTGGTGATTCATATTCAGGCATAACTGTCCCCATCGTTGTTCAGGAAGTGTCCAACG GCAATGAAGTCGGGCATGAACCACCATTGAATCTCAAA GGTTATGTGCTAGGCAACCCATTTACAGAACCAACATATGACGTGAATTCACGAATTAAATTTGCTCACCACATGGCACTTATTTCCGATACACTCTATGAG TCAACTAAAACAAATTGCAAGGGCGAGTATGTTCAAGTAGATCCGAGCAATGCACCTTGTGTGGAAAACCTCCAAGAAGTCACTGAG TGCACCCAGAAGATATATTATAACCAAATATTGGAGCCAAAGTGTAGCACTATGtctccaaacccaaaaatattcaaatggGATCAAAACTTCGATGGCGAGAACTTCTTAGACATGCTACATCATTCTACAAAACCGTGGTGTCGT CCTTATAACTATCTGTTCTCCTTCATTTGGGCTAATGATAAAACAGTCCAAAATGCTCTTCACGTTCGAGAG GGAACAATAAAGGGTTGGGAAAAATGCAATCAGAGCTTATCTAGCAATTATGCACATGATGTTAGAACTAGTATTGACTATCATCGAAACCTCACCAAGAAAAACCTTAGAGCACTGGTTTACAG TGGTGATCATGACATGCTTATTCCATACGTGGGCACTCAAGAATGGATAAAATCTCTAAATTTGAGTGTTGATTATCAATGGAGACCATGGTTTGTTAATGGCCAAGTTGCAGG GTACACCAATGCACATACAAAGAAAACCTACAGTTTGACATTTGTGACTGTAAAG GGAGGTGGCCACACAGCTCCAGAATTCAAGCCTATGGAATGTCATGCCATGATTGATAGGTGGTTTGCATATTACTATGTTTAG
- the LOC117637088 gene encoding serine carboxypeptidase-like 2 isoform X1, which produces MLPLALLLVFLNSHIIVASKSTIDTLPGFSGELPFKLETGYVGVGDLDDVQLFYYFIESERSPKEDPLVLWLTGGPGCSGFSGLAYQIGPIMFNYANSSGNEPTLVLNPYSWTKVANIIFLDQPVGSGFSYAKSWQGYETGDISSAAHTYEFLRKWLKDHPEFLKNPLYIAGDSYSGITVPIVVQEVSNGNEVGHEPPLNLKGYVLGNPFTEPTYDVNSRIKFAHHMALISDTLYESTKTNCKGEYVQVDPSNAPCVENLQEVTECTQKIYYNQILEPKCSTMSPNPKIFKWDQNFDGENFLDMLHHSTKPWCRPYNYLFSFIWANDKTVQNALHVREGTIKGWEKCNQSLSSNYAHDVRTSIDYHRNLTKKNLRALVYSGDHDMLIPYVGTQEWIKSLNLSVDYQWRPWFVNGQVAGYTNAHTKKTYSLTFVTVKGGGHTAPEFKPMECHAMIDRWFAYYYV; this is translated from the exons ATGTTGCCGCTAGCACTTCTTCTGGTCTTCCTTAACAGTCACATTATTGTTGCATCAAAATCCACCATCGACACCCTACCGGGCTTTTCCGGTGAACTCCCCTTTAAACTTGAAACCGG gTATGTGGGGGTGGGCGATTTGGATGATGTGCAGCTATTTTATTACTTCATTGAGTCGGAGAGGAGTCCCAAGGAAGACCCCCTGGTGCTTTGGCTCACCGGAGGTCCCGGTTGCTCCGGTTTTTCTGGCCTTGCATACCAAATAG GTCCAATAATGTTCAACTACGCAAATTCTAGTGGGAACGAACCAACACTTGTGTTGAATCCATACTCATGGACAAAG GTTGCCaacataatatttttggatCAACCAGTTGGTAGTGGATTCTCCTATGCAAAAAGTTGGCAAGGATACGAGACCGGTGATATATCATCCGCAGCTCATACCTATGAATTTCTAAGGAAG TGGCTTAAAGATCATCCtgaatttctgaaaaatccaCTGTACATTGCTGGTGATTCATATTCAGGCATAACTGTCCCCATCGTTGTTCAGGAAGTGTCCAACG GCAATGAAGTCGGGCATGAACCACCATTGAATCTCAAA GGTTATGTGCTAGGCAACCCATTTACAGAACCAACATATGACGTGAATTCACGAATTAAATTTGCTCACCACATGGCACTTATTTCCGATACACTCTATGAG TCAACTAAAACAAATTGCAAGGGCGAGTATGTTCAAGTAGATCCGAGCAATGCACCTTGTGTGGAAAACCTCCAAGAAGTCACTGAG TGCACCCAGAAGATATATTATAACCAAATATTGGAGCCAAAGTGTAGCACTATGtctccaaacccaaaaatattcaaatggGATCAAAACTTCGATGGCGAGAACTTCTTAGACATGCTACATCATTCTACAAAACCGTGGTGTCGT CCTTATAACTATCTGTTCTCCTTCATTTGGGCTAATGATAAAACAGTCCAAAATGCTCTTCACGTTCGAGAG GGAACAATAAAGGGTTGGGAAAAATGCAATCAGAGCTTATCTAGCAATTATGCACATGATGTTAGAACTAGTATTGACTATCATCGAAACCTCACCAAGAAAAACCTTAGAGCACTGGTTTACAG TGGTGATCATGACATGCTTATTCCATACGTGGGCACTCAAGAATGGATAAAATCTCTAAATTTGAGTGTTGATTATCAATGGAGACCATGGTTTGTTAATGGCCAAGTTGCAGG GTACACCAATGCACATACAAAGAAAACCTACAGTTTGACATTTGTGACTGTAAAG GGAGGTGGCCACACAGCTCCAGAATTCAAGCCTATGGAATGTCATGCCATGATTGATAGGTGGTTTGCATATTACTATGTTTAG
- the LOC117637088 gene encoding serine carboxypeptidase-like 18 isoform X2 — translation MLPLALLLVFLNSHIIVASKSTIDTLPGFSGELPFKLETGYVGVGDLDDVQLFYYFIESERSPKEDPLVLWLTGGPGCSGFSGLAYQIGPIMFNYANSSGNEPTLVLNPYSWTKVANIIFLDQPVGSGFSYAKSWQGYETGDISSAAHTYEFLRKWLKDHPEFLKNPLYIAGDSYSGITVPIVVQEVSNGNEVGHEPPLNLKSTKTNCKGEYVQVDPSNAPCVENLQEVTECTQKIYYNQILEPKCSTMSPNPKIFKWDQNFDGENFLDMLHHSTKPWCRPYNYLFSFIWANDKTVQNALHVREGTIKGWEKCNQSLSSNYAHDVRTSIDYHRNLTKKNLRALVYSGDHDMLIPYVGTQEWIKSLNLSVDYQWRPWFVNGQVAGYTNAHTKKTYSLTFVTVKGGGHTAPEFKPMECHAMIDRWFAYYYV, via the exons ATGTTGCCGCTAGCACTTCTTCTGGTCTTCCTTAACAGTCACATTATTGTTGCATCAAAATCCACCATCGACACCCTACCGGGCTTTTCCGGTGAACTCCCCTTTAAACTTGAAACCGG gTATGTGGGGGTGGGCGATTTGGATGATGTGCAGCTATTTTATTACTTCATTGAGTCGGAGAGGAGTCCCAAGGAAGACCCCCTGGTGCTTTGGCTCACCGGAGGTCCCGGTTGCTCCGGTTTTTCTGGCCTTGCATACCAAATAG GTCCAATAATGTTCAACTACGCAAATTCTAGTGGGAACGAACCAACACTTGTGTTGAATCCATACTCATGGACAAAG GTTGCCaacataatatttttggatCAACCAGTTGGTAGTGGATTCTCCTATGCAAAAAGTTGGCAAGGATACGAGACCGGTGATATATCATCCGCAGCTCATACCTATGAATTTCTAAGGAAG TGGCTTAAAGATCATCCtgaatttctgaaaaatccaCTGTACATTGCTGGTGATTCATATTCAGGCATAACTGTCCCCATCGTTGTTCAGGAAGTGTCCAACG GCAATGAAGTCGGGCATGAACCACCATTGAATCTCAAA TCAACTAAAACAAATTGCAAGGGCGAGTATGTTCAAGTAGATCCGAGCAATGCACCTTGTGTGGAAAACCTCCAAGAAGTCACTGAG TGCACCCAGAAGATATATTATAACCAAATATTGGAGCCAAAGTGTAGCACTATGtctccaaacccaaaaatattcaaatggGATCAAAACTTCGATGGCGAGAACTTCTTAGACATGCTACATCATTCTACAAAACCGTGGTGTCGT CCTTATAACTATCTGTTCTCCTTCATTTGGGCTAATGATAAAACAGTCCAAAATGCTCTTCACGTTCGAGAG GGAACAATAAAGGGTTGGGAAAAATGCAATCAGAGCTTATCTAGCAATTATGCACATGATGTTAGAACTAGTATTGACTATCATCGAAACCTCACCAAGAAAAACCTTAGAGCACTGGTTTACAG TGGTGATCATGACATGCTTATTCCATACGTGGGCACTCAAGAATGGATAAAATCTCTAAATTTGAGTGTTGATTATCAATGGAGACCATGGTTTGTTAATGGCCAAGTTGCAGG GTACACCAATGCACATACAAAGAAAACCTACAGTTTGACATTTGTGACTGTAAAG GGAGGTGGCCACACAGCTCCAGAATTCAAGCCTATGGAATGTCATGCCATGATTGATAGGTGGTTTGCATATTACTATGTTTAG
- the LOC117637087 gene encoding serine carboxypeptidase-like 2 isoform X1 has product MLPQALLLVTLLNINVASSSSNIIKTLPGFRGDLPFKLETGYVGVGSMDDVQLFYYFFESEGSPEYDPLVLWLTGGPGCSAFSGLVYENLGPLSFDSAHSIGNKPKLKLNPYSWTKVANIIFLDAPVGTGFSYTKNWERYANLNDTISAAQTYEFLRKWLMDHPKFYNNPLYIAGDSYSGIIVPMVVQEISDGNQDEHAPPMNLKGYVLGNPVTDSEKDDNSRVLFAYMKALISEELYQSMKINCKGDYINVDLNNTLCVDDLELYNECIEDVNDVQILEPVCTVHSPKPAQSKGYADDRTNKDSVNLLLSFPQLRRPWCRSYAYLLSYIWANDKTVQEALHIQEDQGSIKEWERCNKTLQEFYISDVSSSLGYHENLIKQGYRVLVYSGDHDMNVPYVGTMGWIESLNLTVVSRWKPWFVDGQVAGYRVQYTYKKYQLTYATIKGAGHTAPEYKPEECFAMISRWLAYYPL; this is encoded by the exons ATGTTGCCACAAGCACTTCTTCTGGTGACCCTTTTGAACATTAATGttgcatcatcatcatccaatATCATCAAAACCCTTCCCGGCTTTCGCGGTGACCTCCCCTTTAAACTTGAAACTGG GTACGTGGGAGTGGGCAGCATGGATGATGTACAGCTGTTCTATTACTTCTTTGAGTCTGAAGGGAGTCCAGAGTATGATCCTCTTGTGCTTTGGCTCACTGGAGGTCCTGGTTGTTCTGCCTTCTCTGGCCTTGTATATGAAAATTTAG GTCCATTATCCTTTGACTCTGCACATTCCATCGGCAACAAACCAAAACTAAAGTTGAATCCATATTCATGGACAAAG gTTGCCaacataatatttttggatgCACCTGTGGGCACAGGATTCTCATATACAAAAAATTGGGAACGATATGCCAATCTCAATGACACAATATCAGCTGCACAAACATATGAATTTCTTAGAAAG TGGCTTATGGATCATCCCAAGTTCTACAATAATCCACTTTATATTGCCGGAGATTCTTATTCAGGCATAATTGTTCCTATGGTCGTTCAGGAAATATCAGATG GTAATCAAGATGAACATGCGCCACCAATGAATCTCAAA GGTTATGTGCTTGGCAATCCAGTGACAGATTCTGAGAAGGATGATAATTCTAGAGTTCTATTTGCTTACATGAAAGCACTTATATCAGAGGAACTATACCAG TCAATGAAAATAAACTGCAAGGGAGATTATATCAATGTGGATCTAAACAACACGTTATGTGTGGATGATCTTGAACTTTACAACGAG TGTATCGAAGACGTAAATGATGTACAAATATTGGAACCTGTATGTACTGTCCATTCACCAAAACCAGCGCAGTCAAAGGGGTATGCAGATGATCGCACTAATAAAGACTCTGTAAATCtcctcctttcttttcctcaaCTTCGTAGGCCATGGTGTCGG AGTTACGCATATCTCCTCTCTTATATTTGGGCAAATGACAAAACTGTCCAAGAAGCTCTTCATATTCAGGAG gatCAGGGAAGCATTAAGGAATGGGAGAGATGCAATAAGACCTTACAAGAATTCTATATATCTGATGTTTCCTCTAGTCTTGGCTATCATGAGAACCTCATAAAGCAAGGCTATAGAGTTTTGGTTTACAG TGGTGATCATGACATGAATGTTCCATATGTGGGTACTATGGGTTGGATAGAATCTCTGAACTTGACTGTTGTCAGTCGTTGGAAGCCTTGGTTCGTCGACGGACAGGTTGCAGG ATACAGAGTGCAGTACACATACAAAAAGTACCAGTTGACATATGCAACTATAAAG GGAGCGGGTCACACAGCTCCAGAGTACAAACCTGAAGAATGTTTTGCTATGATTAGTAGGTGGTTGGCATACTACCCTCTGTAG
- the LOC117637087 gene encoding serine carboxypeptidase-like 18 isoform X3 — protein MLHHHHPISSKPFPAFAVTSPLNLKLGPLSFDSAHSIGNKPKLKLNPYSWTKVANIIFLDAPVGTGFSYTKNWERYANLNDTISAAQTYEFLRKWLMDHPKFYNNPLYIAGDSYSGIIVPMVVQEISDGNQDEHAPPMNLKGYVLGNPVTDSEKDDNSRVLFAYMKALISEELYQSMKINCKGDYINVDLNNTLCVDDLELYNECIEDVNDVQILEPVCTVHSPKPAQSKGYADDRTNKDSVNLLLSFPQLRRPWCRSYAYLLSYIWANDKTVQEALHIQEDQGSIKEWERCNKTLQEFYISDVSSSLGYHENLIKQGYRVLVYSGDHDMNVPYVGTMGWIESLNLTVVSRWKPWFVDGQVAGYRVQYTYKKYQLTYATIKGAGHTAPEYKPEECFAMISRWLAYYPL, from the exons ATGttgcatcatcatcatccaatATCATCAAAACCCTTCCCGGCTTTCGCGGTGACCTCCCCTTTAAACTTGAAACTGG GTCCATTATCCTTTGACTCTGCACATTCCATCGGCAACAAACCAAAACTAAAGTTGAATCCATATTCATGGACAAAG gTTGCCaacataatatttttggatgCACCTGTGGGCACAGGATTCTCATATACAAAAAATTGGGAACGATATGCCAATCTCAATGACACAATATCAGCTGCACAAACATATGAATTTCTTAGAAAG TGGCTTATGGATCATCCCAAGTTCTACAATAATCCACTTTATATTGCCGGAGATTCTTATTCAGGCATAATTGTTCCTATGGTCGTTCAGGAAATATCAGATG GTAATCAAGATGAACATGCGCCACCAATGAATCTCAAA GGTTATGTGCTTGGCAATCCAGTGACAGATTCTGAGAAGGATGATAATTCTAGAGTTCTATTTGCTTACATGAAAGCACTTATATCAGAGGAACTATACCAG TCAATGAAAATAAACTGCAAGGGAGATTATATCAATGTGGATCTAAACAACACGTTATGTGTGGATGATCTTGAACTTTACAACGAG TGTATCGAAGACGTAAATGATGTACAAATATTGGAACCTGTATGTACTGTCCATTCACCAAAACCAGCGCAGTCAAAGGGGTATGCAGATGATCGCACTAATAAAGACTCTGTAAATCtcctcctttcttttcctcaaCTTCGTAGGCCATGGTGTCGG AGTTACGCATATCTCCTCTCTTATATTTGGGCAAATGACAAAACTGTCCAAGAAGCTCTTCATATTCAGGAG gatCAGGGAAGCATTAAGGAATGGGAGAGATGCAATAAGACCTTACAAGAATTCTATATATCTGATGTTTCCTCTAGTCTTGGCTATCATGAGAACCTCATAAAGCAAGGCTATAGAGTTTTGGTTTACAG TGGTGATCATGACATGAATGTTCCATATGTGGGTACTATGGGTTGGATAGAATCTCTGAACTTGACTGTTGTCAGTCGTTGGAAGCCTTGGTTCGTCGACGGACAGGTTGCAGG ATACAGAGTGCAGTACACATACAAAAAGTACCAGTTGACATATGCAACTATAAAG GGAGCGGGTCACACAGCTCCAGAGTACAAACCTGAAGAATGTTTTGCTATGATTAGTAGGTGGTTGGCATACTACCCTCTGTAG
- the LOC117637087 gene encoding serine carboxypeptidase-like 18 isoform X2, which translates to MKGPLSFDSAHSIGNKPKLKLNPYSWTKVANIIFLDAPVGTGFSYTKNWERYANLNDTISAAQTYEFLRKWLMDHPKFYNNPLYIAGDSYSGIIVPMVVQEISDGNQDEHAPPMNLKGYVLGNPVTDSEKDDNSRVLFAYMKALISEELYQSMKINCKGDYINVDLNNTLCVDDLELYNECIEDVNDVQILEPVCTVHSPKPAQSKGYADDRTNKDSVNLLLSFPQLRRPWCRSYAYLLSYIWANDKTVQEALHIQEDQGSIKEWERCNKTLQEFYISDVSSSLGYHENLIKQGYRVLVYSGDHDMNVPYVGTMGWIESLNLTVVSRWKPWFVDGQVAGYRVQYTYKKYQLTYATIKGAGHTAPEYKPEECFAMISRWLAYYPL; encoded by the exons ATGAAGG GTCCATTATCCTTTGACTCTGCACATTCCATCGGCAACAAACCAAAACTAAAGTTGAATCCATATTCATGGACAAAG gTTGCCaacataatatttttggatgCACCTGTGGGCACAGGATTCTCATATACAAAAAATTGGGAACGATATGCCAATCTCAATGACACAATATCAGCTGCACAAACATATGAATTTCTTAGAAAG TGGCTTATGGATCATCCCAAGTTCTACAATAATCCACTTTATATTGCCGGAGATTCTTATTCAGGCATAATTGTTCCTATGGTCGTTCAGGAAATATCAGATG GTAATCAAGATGAACATGCGCCACCAATGAATCTCAAA GGTTATGTGCTTGGCAATCCAGTGACAGATTCTGAGAAGGATGATAATTCTAGAGTTCTATTTGCTTACATGAAAGCACTTATATCAGAGGAACTATACCAG TCAATGAAAATAAACTGCAAGGGAGATTATATCAATGTGGATCTAAACAACACGTTATGTGTGGATGATCTTGAACTTTACAACGAG TGTATCGAAGACGTAAATGATGTACAAATATTGGAACCTGTATGTACTGTCCATTCACCAAAACCAGCGCAGTCAAAGGGGTATGCAGATGATCGCACTAATAAAGACTCTGTAAATCtcctcctttcttttcctcaaCTTCGTAGGCCATGGTGTCGG AGTTACGCATATCTCCTCTCTTATATTTGGGCAAATGACAAAACTGTCCAAGAAGCTCTTCATATTCAGGAG gatCAGGGAAGCATTAAGGAATGGGAGAGATGCAATAAGACCTTACAAGAATTCTATATATCTGATGTTTCCTCTAGTCTTGGCTATCATGAGAACCTCATAAAGCAAGGCTATAGAGTTTTGGTTTACAG TGGTGATCATGACATGAATGTTCCATATGTGGGTACTATGGGTTGGATAGAATCTCTGAACTTGACTGTTGTCAGTCGTTGGAAGCCTTGGTTCGTCGACGGACAGGTTGCAGG ATACAGAGTGCAGTACACATACAAAAAGTACCAGTTGACATATGCAACTATAAAG GGAGCGGGTCACACAGCTCCAGAGTACAAACCTGAAGAATGTTTTGCTATGATTAGTAGGTGGTTGGCATACTACCCTCTGTAG
- the LOC117637084 gene encoding LOW QUALITY PROTEIN: serine carboxypeptidase-like 13 (The sequence of the model RefSeq protein was modified relative to this genomic sequence to represent the inferred CDS: deleted 1 base in 1 codon) — MPSSKYIIITMLPQALLLVTLLNINVASTSNIVKTLPGFRGDLPFKLETGYVGVGSMDDVQLFYYFFESEGSPEYDPLVLWLTGGPGCSAFSGLLYENLGPLSFDYAHSIGNKPKLKLNPYSWTKVANIIFLDAPVGTGFSYAKNWEGYSNLNDTLSAAQTYEFLRKWLMDHPKFYNNPLYITGDSYSGIIVPMVVQEISDGNQDEHVPPMNLKGYVLGNPVTDKKKDYNYKVLFAYLKALISDELYQSMKKNCKGEYINVDLNNTLCVEDLELYNECIEDIQSGQILEPSCTLVALPKSAGSKWNVNYFSDKDSVNLLLSFPELTRPWCRSYNYLFSYIWANDKTVQDALHIQEGSIKEWLRCNQTLQDSYISDVSSSLVYHENLIKQGYRVLIYSGDHDMVIPYVATMAWIESLNLTVDSRWKPWFVDGQVAGYRVQYSDKKYRLTYTTIKGAGHTAPEYKPEECHAMISRWFAYYPL, encoded by the exons ATGCCTAGCAGCAAGTATATCATCATCACCATGTTGCCACAAGCACTTCTTCTGGTGACCCTTTTGAACATTAACGTTGCATCAACGTCCAATATTGTCAAAACCCTACCCGGCTTTCGCGGTGACCTCCCCTTCAAGCTTGAAACTGG GTACGTGGGAGTGGGCAGCATGGATGATGTGCAGCTGTTTTATTACTTCTTTGAGTCTGAAGGGAGTCCAGAGTATGATCCTCTTGTGCTTTGGCTCACTGGAGGTCCAGGTTGCTCTGCCTTCTCTGGCCTTCTATATGAAAATTTAG GTCCACTATCCTTTGACTATGCACATTCCATTGGCAAcaaaccaaaattaaaattgaatccATATTCATGGACAAAG GTTGCCAACATAATATTTTTAGACGCACCGGTAGGCACAGGATTCTCATATGCAAAAAATTGGGAAGGATATAGCAATCTCAATGACACCTTGTCAGCTGCACAGACATATGAATTTCTTAGAAAG TGGCTTATGGATCATCCCAAGTTCTACAATAATCCACTTTATATCACTGGAGATTCTTATTCAGGCATAATTGTTCCGATGGTCGTTCAGGAAATATCGGATG GTAATCAAGATGAACATGTGCCACCAATGAATCTCAAA GGATATGTGCTCGGCAATCCAGTgacagat aaaaaaaaagattataatTACAAAGTGTTATTTGCTTACCTAAAAGCACTTATATCAGATGAACTATACCAG tcaatgaaaaaaaactgCAAGGGAGAGTATATCAATGTGGATCTAAACAACACGTTATGTGTGGAGGATCTTGAACTTTACAACGAG TGTATCGAAGACATACAGAGTGGACAGATATTGGAACCTTCATGTACTTTAGTAGCATTGCCAAAATCAGCAGGGTCAAAGTGGAATGTAAACTATTTTAGCGATAAAGACTCCGTAAATCTCCTCCTTTCCTTTCCTGAACTTACTAGGCCATGGTGTCGG AGTTACAATTATCTCTTCTCTTATATTTGGGCAAATGACAAAACTGTCCAAGATGCTCTTCATATTCAGGAG GGAAGCATTAAGGAATGGTTGAGATGCAATCAGACCTTACAAGATTCATATATATCTGATGTTTCCTCCAGTCTTGTCTATCATGAGAATCTCATAAAACAAGGCTATAGAGTTCTGATTTACAG CGGTGATCATGACATGGTAATTCCATATGTGGCTACTATGGCTTGGATAGAATCTCTGAACTTGACTGTTGACAGTCGTTGGAAGCCATGGTTCGTCGACGGACAGGTTGCAGG ATACAGAGTGCAGTACTCAGATAAAAAGTACCGGTTGACATATACAACTATAAAG ggaGCAGGCCACACAGCTCCAGAGTACAAGCCTGAAGAATGCCATGCTATGATTAGTCGGTGGTTCGCATACTACCCTCTGTAG